One segment of Sphingobacteriales bacterium DNA contains the following:
- a CDS encoding IS1 family transposase, with translation MTTFCKKKTQKRWLWTVISRKTRKIIAYFIGDHSLESCKKLWENIPERFRFQQSFSDFWAAYNFIFEQTGQHQLVGKDTGQTNHMERWNNTIRQTFGRLTRKTLSFLKAIFSMTLLSGFFIRYNIAKSPTVN, from the coding sequence ATTACAACATTTTGTAAAAAAAAAACACAAAAAAGGTGGTTATGGACAGTAATTAGCCGTAAAACTCGCAAAATCATTGCATACTTCATTGGAGACCATAGTTTAGAAAGTTGTAAAAAACTTTGGGAAAACATACCTGAGCGTTTTCGTTTCCAGCAAAGTTTTAGTGATTTTTGGGCTGCTTACAACTTTATTTTTGAACAAACAGGACAACATCAACTCGTAGGTAAAGATACTGGACAAACCAATCATATGGAGCGTTGGAACAACACCATTCGGCAGACTTTTGGTAGGCTCACGCGAAAAACATTGTCTTTTCTAAAAGCGATTTTTTCAATGACATTGTTATCAGGCTTTTTCATCAGATACAATATTGCCAAATCACCAACAGTTAATTAA